A DNA window from Impatiens glandulifera chromosome 7, dImpGla2.1, whole genome shotgun sequence contains the following coding sequences:
- the LOC124945681 gene encoding putative anthocyanidin reductase, producing the protein MEEQSNFYKVCVTGGSGFIGSCLVKKLLERGHTVHATTQNLGDESKVKVLKSLPNAETNLVLFQANIYNPDEFGPVIEGCRYVIHLATPLQHNPAGAASSSPYKDTTEAAVAGVRTIADLCSRSATVKRLIFAGSVMAASPFKEDGSGYKACNDESCWTPLHLPYSSLKNDMDLLAYVRSKTLSEKELLGYNVGELEVVSLICGLVGGDVQMLGYVPMSVRAVVGQLTGHPFSYLGLKSIQELSGSVPLIHIEDVCEAFIFCTEQSSMKGRFMCVAVDPTISEMAEYFQNKNPKLKIQDGLIVEAEKGSCCDISKLKKMGFSYKYDMDVILNDSINCAKRFGLLQL; encoded by the exons ATGGAAGAACAGAGCAATTTCTACAAAGTCTGTGTAACTGGAGGTTCTGGTTTCATTGGTTCTTGTCTTGTCAAGAAACTCCTGGAAAGAGGACACACTGTCCATGCCACCACCCAAAATCTag GGGATGAATCCAAGGTCAAGGTTTTGAAATCTTTGCCTAATGCAGAAACCAATCTGGTGCTGTTTCAAGCAAATATATACAACCCAGATGAATTTGGACCTGTCATTGAGGGATGTCGTTATGTCATCCATTTGGCAACCCCTCTTCAGCATAACCCCGCCGGCGCCGCCTCTTCTTCTCCG taCAAGGACACTACAGAAGCTGCGGTCGCCGGGGTGAGAACCATTGCAGATTTGTGCAGTAGATCGGCAACTGTGAAACGTTTGATCTTCGCGGGCAGCGTGATGGCTGCTTCGCCTTTTAAAGAAGATGGGTCTGGTTATAAAGCTTGTAATGATGAATCTTGCTGGACTCCTCTGCATCTTCCTTATTCTTCCTTGAAGAACGACATGGATCTCCTG GCTTATGTTAGGTCAAAGACATTATCAGAGAAAGAATTACTTGGGTATAACGTGGGTGAACTGGAAGTGGTGAGCCTGATATGTGGACTGGTTGGAGGGGATGTTCAAATGTTGGGTTATGTGCCAATGAGCGTACGAGCTGTAGTAGGGCAGTTAACGGGACATCCTTTCAGTTATTTAGGGTTAAAATCGATTCAAGAATTGTCGGGATCAGTTCCTCTTATACATATTGAAGATGTTTGTGAAGCATTTATATTCTGCACTGAGCAATCTTCAATGAAGGGTAGGTTTATGTGTGTGGCTGTTGATCCAACAATTTCCGAGATGGCTGAGTATTTCCAAAACAAGAATCCTAAACTCAAGATACAGGACGG gCTGATTGTAGAAGCAGAGAAGGGAAGCTGTTGTGACATTTCTAAGCTTAAGAAGATGGGATTTAGTTATAAATATGACATGGATGTTATATTAAACGACAGCATCAACTGTGCAAAGCGATTTGGTCTCTTGCAACTCTAG